A stretch of the Apteryx mantelli isolate bAptMan1 chromosome 3, bAptMan1.hap1, whole genome shotgun sequence genome encodes the following:
- the ZNF395 gene encoding zinc finger protein 395 isoform X1 — protein sequence MRRKGPSMCGACLHQRCPGSFNPAGGGRGGRRRRGSRARVSEMASVLSRRLGKRSLLGTRVSAPGSLADGVLVSTQLPGLPADLSRVPSHAAPWEDGPGKERAEESSRAPRFPSPNRPQLHAGQQVVVTYTGQERAGLAEQHHPPSDKVKVLLPERGPRGARRVEDARPAELRCLPLPASGTEPLHRSVSSSIDVPRRKADAAVEMDEMVAAMVLTSLSCSPVVQSPPAGDSAVPPSRAACDPWKESGDVSDSGSSTTSGHWSGGSDICTPPRADGSPKHSSEALGSPPADDGFDTDSDPFLLDEPAPRKRKNSVKVMYKCLWPGCGKVLRSIVGIKRHVKTQHLGDGADSDQRKREEDFYYTEVQVKEEPAPESAASPTSAAAPVGIQPAPAKPEAPPAEVPAREPAPAGSALSQSAPSSFWHIQADHAYQALPSIQIPVSPHIFTSISWATATSTLPSLSPVRSRSLSFSEPQPATPMLKSHLIVASPPRVSLGTRKVRGEAKKCRKVYGIEHRDQWCTACRWKKACQRFLD from the exons aTGCGCAGGAAGGGGCCGAGCATGTGCGGAGCTTGTTTACACCAGCGCTGCCCCGGGAGCTTTAacccggccggcggcgggcgaggcgggcggcggcgccgcggctcccgggcGCG CGTGTCCGAGATGGCAAGCGTGCTGTCCAGGCGCCTGGGGAAGCGCTCCCTGCTCGGCACCCGCGTCTCCGCTCCCGGCTCCCTGGCCGACGGCGTGCTCGTGAGCACCCAGCTCCCCGGCTTGCCGGCCGATCTCAGCCGAGTGCCTTCCCACGCCGCTCCGTGGGAGGACGGACCGGGCAaggagcgggcggaggagagcagcCGGGCGCCACGCTTCCCGAGCCCCAACCGGCCGCAGCTCCACGCCGGACAGCAA gttGTCGTCACCTATACGGGGCAGGAGCGCGCCGGCCTCGCGGAGCAGCACCACCCGCCGAGCGACAAGGTGAAGGTGCTGCTGCCGGAGCGGGGCCCGCGCGGCGCCCGGAGGGTCGAGGACGCGAGGCCGGCTGAGCTCCGGTGCTTGCCGCTCCCGGCCAGCGGCACGGAGCCGCTCCACAGATCAGTTTCCAGCAGCATCGACGTCCCGAGGAG GAAGGCCGACGCCGCGGTGGAGATGGACGAGATGGTGGCCGCCATGGTGCTGACGAGCCTGTCCTGCAGCCCCGTGGTGCAGAGCCCCCCGGCCGGCGACAGCGCCGTTCCCC CCTCGCGGGCGGCCTGCGATCCCTGGAAGGAGAGCGGCGACGTCTCGGACAGCGGGAGCAGCACCACGAGCGGGCACTGGAGCGGCGGCAGCGACATCTGCACGCCGCCGCGCGCCGACGGCAGCCCCAAGCACTCGAGCGAGGCGCTCGGCTCGCCGCCCGCCGACGACGGCTTCGACACCGACTCCGACCCCTTCCTCCTCGACGAGCCCGCGCCGCGCAAGAGGAAG AACTCGGTGAAGGTGATGTACAAGTGCCTGTGGCCCGGCTGCGGCAAGGTGCTGCGCTCCATCGTCGGCATCAAGCGGCACGTGAAGACCCAGCACCTCGG GGACGGCGCGGACTCGGACCAGCGGAAGAGGGAGGAGGATTTCTACTACACCGAGGTGCAGGTGAAAGAAGAGCCCGCTCCCGAGTCGGCCGCCAGCCCCACGTCGGCTGCGGCCCCCGTCGGCATCCAGCCAGCCCCGGCCAAGCCGGAGGCACCGCCGGCGGAGGTGCCGGCGCGGGAGccggcgccggcgggcagcgcgctCAGCCAGTCGGCCCCCAGCTCCTTCTGGCACATCCAGGCGGATCACGCCTACCAG GCCTTGCCCTCGATTCAAATCCCGGTGTCCCCACACATCTTCACCAGCATCAGCTGGGCGACTGCCACCTCGACGCTCCCGTCCTTGTCGCCG GTTCGAAGCCGGTCGCTCAGCTTCAGCGAACCCCAGCCGGCGACCCCGATGTTGAAGTCCCACCTGATTGTCGCGTCGCCTCCCAGGGTGTCCCTCGGCACCAG aaaagTCCGCGGTGAAGCCAAAAAGTGCCGGAAGGTTTACGGCATCGAGCACCGGGACCAGTGGTGCACAGCGTGCCGGTGGAAAAAGGCCTGCCAGCGATTCCTGGACTGA
- the ZNF395 gene encoding zinc finger protein 395 isoform X2 produces the protein MASVLSRRLGKRSLLGTRVSAPGSLADGVLVSTQLPGLPADLSRVPSHAAPWEDGPGKERAEESSRAPRFPSPNRPQLHAGQQVVVTYTGQERAGLAEQHHPPSDKVKVLLPERGPRGARRVEDARPAELRCLPLPASGTEPLHRSVSSSIDVPRRKADAAVEMDEMVAAMVLTSLSCSPVVQSPPAGDSAVPPSRAACDPWKESGDVSDSGSSTTSGHWSGGSDICTPPRADGSPKHSSEALGSPPADDGFDTDSDPFLLDEPAPRKRKNSVKVMYKCLWPGCGKVLRSIVGIKRHVKTQHLGDGADSDQRKREEDFYYTEVQVKEEPAPESAASPTSAAAPVGIQPAPAKPEAPPAEVPAREPAPAGSALSQSAPSSFWHIQADHAYQALPSIQIPVSPHIFTSISWATATSTLPSLSPVRSRSLSFSEPQPATPMLKSHLIVASPPRVSLGTRKVRGEAKKCRKVYGIEHRDQWCTACRWKKACQRFLD, from the exons ATGGCAAGCGTGCTGTCCAGGCGCCTGGGGAAGCGCTCCCTGCTCGGCACCCGCGTCTCCGCTCCCGGCTCCCTGGCCGACGGCGTGCTCGTGAGCACCCAGCTCCCCGGCTTGCCGGCCGATCTCAGCCGAGTGCCTTCCCACGCCGCTCCGTGGGAGGACGGACCGGGCAaggagcgggcggaggagagcagcCGGGCGCCACGCTTCCCGAGCCCCAACCGGCCGCAGCTCCACGCCGGACAGCAA gttGTCGTCACCTATACGGGGCAGGAGCGCGCCGGCCTCGCGGAGCAGCACCACCCGCCGAGCGACAAGGTGAAGGTGCTGCTGCCGGAGCGGGGCCCGCGCGGCGCCCGGAGGGTCGAGGACGCGAGGCCGGCTGAGCTCCGGTGCTTGCCGCTCCCGGCCAGCGGCACGGAGCCGCTCCACAGATCAGTTTCCAGCAGCATCGACGTCCCGAGGAG GAAGGCCGACGCCGCGGTGGAGATGGACGAGATGGTGGCCGCCATGGTGCTGACGAGCCTGTCCTGCAGCCCCGTGGTGCAGAGCCCCCCGGCCGGCGACAGCGCCGTTCCCC CCTCGCGGGCGGCCTGCGATCCCTGGAAGGAGAGCGGCGACGTCTCGGACAGCGGGAGCAGCACCACGAGCGGGCACTGGAGCGGCGGCAGCGACATCTGCACGCCGCCGCGCGCCGACGGCAGCCCCAAGCACTCGAGCGAGGCGCTCGGCTCGCCGCCCGCCGACGACGGCTTCGACACCGACTCCGACCCCTTCCTCCTCGACGAGCCCGCGCCGCGCAAGAGGAAG AACTCGGTGAAGGTGATGTACAAGTGCCTGTGGCCCGGCTGCGGCAAGGTGCTGCGCTCCATCGTCGGCATCAAGCGGCACGTGAAGACCCAGCACCTCGG GGACGGCGCGGACTCGGACCAGCGGAAGAGGGAGGAGGATTTCTACTACACCGAGGTGCAGGTGAAAGAAGAGCCCGCTCCCGAGTCGGCCGCCAGCCCCACGTCGGCTGCGGCCCCCGTCGGCATCCAGCCAGCCCCGGCCAAGCCGGAGGCACCGCCGGCGGAGGTGCCGGCGCGGGAGccggcgccggcgggcagcgcgctCAGCCAGTCGGCCCCCAGCTCCTTCTGGCACATCCAGGCGGATCACGCCTACCAG GCCTTGCCCTCGATTCAAATCCCGGTGTCCCCACACATCTTCACCAGCATCAGCTGGGCGACTGCCACCTCGACGCTCCCGTCCTTGTCGCCG GTTCGAAGCCGGTCGCTCAGCTTCAGCGAACCCCAGCCGGCGACCCCGATGTTGAAGTCCCACCTGATTGTCGCGTCGCCTCCCAGGGTGTCCCTCGGCACCAG aaaagTCCGCGGTGAAGCCAAAAAGTGCCGGAAGGTTTACGGCATCGAGCACCGGGACCAGTGGTGCACAGCGTGCCGGTGGAAAAAGGCCTGCCAGCGATTCCTGGACTGA